The Terriglobales bacterium nucleotide sequence GCTGGTCCCGTTCAGGATGGCGTTCAGGGCAGGGAAGAAGGCGTAGGCGGCGGGGTCGGCCACGGAAGGAAGCCCTCAGGCCGCGGGCTTGGTGGTCCGCCGGTTGGCCATGGCGAAGGCCAGCGCGAACACGGCCGCGCACGACACTCCCAGCACCAGCAGCGAGTGCGCCAGCGGGAACTCCGCCGGCACGTTGGGGAAGAGCGCGGCGCGCAGGCCCTCTACCCCGTAGGTCAGGGGATTGATGCGCATCAGCCACCCGATCCACCCCGAAGCCCCGCTCACCGGGAAGAGCGCCCCCGAGAGCAGCCACAGCGGGATCAGGAAGAGATTCACCACCGCGTGGAAGCCCTGGGTGGATTCCATGGGCCACGCCAGCGCGAAGCCCAGCGCGGTCAGCGCGAAGGCCACCAGGAAGACCACCAGCACCACCTGCGCGATCTGCACCGCGCCCAGGCGCGCGCCCACCAGCGGCGCGAAGACCAGGAAGATCAGCCCCTGGATGGCCGCCAGCGTGGTCCCGCCCATCACCTTGCCCAGCACCACCGCCGAGCGGTGGATGGGCGCCACCAGCACCGAGAGCAGGAAGCCCTCCTTGCGGTCCTCGATCACGCTCATCATGGCGAAGATGGAGGTGAAGAGCACGATCATGATGAGCGCGCCGGGATAAAAATATTCCAGGTAGCGCTGTCCGCCCTCGGCGCCGGCTGCACGAAACGACTTCCCGAAGCCCGCCCCGATCACCAGCCAGAACACCAGCGGCGACAGGATCACTCCCGCCACCCGGCTGCGCTGCCGGTAGAAGCGCACCACTTCGCGCCACCACAGCGACACCGCCGGCAGCAGCAGCCCCGCTCCCGGGACCGCCACCGGCACGCTCGTGCTCTGCGTCGCCATTTCGCGTTACGCCTTGGCCGGCGGCGCCCCGCCGTTCTTCTTGCGCTTCAGGAAAGCCAGCCAGCCGCGGTCGCGCGCCTCCCAGTAAGAGTTCAGCGCGAACACTCCGGAGATGGTCAGCAGGATCAGCGACATGAACAGTCCGTCCACGGTCTTCAGCATCCCGCCCATGGCCATGCCCACGATCCCGGCCAGGGGCAGCACCGCCAGCAGGATTGAGATCAGCAGCAGCATGGTAGGCCGCAATCGTCCTCCTCTAGGATTTCTCCCGCGCCGCCTCCGCTTCCTCGTTCCAGAAGCGGTGGCCGGTGCGGTCGATGAACACGTCTTCCAGCGTCGGCTTGCTCACCGAGAGCGCCTGGATCTCCCCCGGAAACGCCTCCACCACGTCGGTGACGAAGCGGTGTCCGCCCTCGCGCTCCAGCCGCACTTTGCCGTCGAGCACCGTGGGCTCGCCGCCGAAGCGGGCGCGAATGCGCTGCGCCAGCGACTCCGGGTTCGCCGTCTCCAGCAGGATCACGTCCCCGCCGATCTTCGCCTTCAGCTCCGCCGGCGTCCCCAGCGCCACCAGCTTGCCGTGACTCAGGATGGCCAGCCGGTCGCAGTGCTCGGCCTCTTCCATCAGGTGGGTGGTGATGATCACGCTCACGCCCTCTTCGTCGCGCAGCGTCTTCAGGTAGAGCCACAGGTCGCGCCGCGCCCCCGGATCCAGCCCGGTGGTGGGCTCGTCCAGCAAAAGCACGGACGGACGATGCAGCAGCCCCTTGGCCAGTTCCAGCCGCCGTTGCATGCCGCCGGAGAAAGTCTCGGCGCGCTCGCGGGCGCGCTCCGTCAGCCCCACCCGCGCCAGCATCTCACGGATGCGCTGCGTGAGCGTGCTCCCGTGCAGCCCGTACAGGTGTCCCTGGTGGCGCAGGTTCTCCGCCGCGGTCAGCTTCACGTCGATGCTCCGCGCCTGGAAGACCACCCCGATCTGCCGCCGCACCGCGTTGGGCTGGCGCGCCGCGTCAAAGCCGTGGATGGTCGCCCGACCCTCCGAAGCCAGCATCAAGGTCGACAGGATGCGGAAGAGCGTGGTCTTGCCGCTGCCGTTCGGCCCCAGCAGCCCGAAGATCTCCGCCGGCTGCACCTGGAAGGAGACGCCGTCCAGCGCCACCCGCTCGCCATAGCGGTGGCGCACGTCCTCGACCGAGATGACGGCGGTGGACATCCGCCCCGTCTCCGAGGCGGCCGGCGGGACGCTGCGGGCTGGGCTGGCCGGGGTCACTTGAGCCGCAGGCCGTCCAGCATCAGCAGCGCGAACAGCAACGGCAGGTAGAAGACGGTGGCCTGCAGCAGGTGGCGCGCCCGCTGCTTGGAAGCGGGCTCCGCCGGCGTCTGGCCCAGCCGCGCCAGCCGCACTCCGAACCACAGCAGCGCTCCGCTCAGC carries:
- a CDS encoding ABC transporter permease, with amino-acid sequence MATQSTSVPVAVPGAGLLLPAVSLWWREVVRFYRQRSRVAGVILSPLVFWLVIGAGFGKSFRAAGAEGGQRYLEYFYPGALIMIVLFTSIFAMMSVIEDRKEGFLLSVLVAPIHRSAVVLGKVMGGTTLAAIQGLIFLVFAPLVGARLGAVQIAQVVLVVFLVAFALTALGFALAWPMESTQGFHAVVNLFLIPLWLLSGALFPVSGASGWIGWLMRINPLTYGVEGLRAALFPNVPAEFPLAHSLLVLGVSCAAVFALAFAMANRRTTKPAA
- a CDS encoding ATP-binding cassette domain-containing protein, translated to MSTAVISVEDVRHRYGERVALDGVSFQVQPAEIFGLLGPNGSGKTTLFRILSTLMLASEGRATIHGFDAARQPNAVRRQIGVVFQARSIDVKLTAAENLRHQGHLYGLHGSTLTQRIREMLARVGLTERARERAETFSGGMQRRLELAKGLLHRPSVLLLDEPTTGLDPGARRDLWLYLKTLRDEEGVSVIITTHLMEEAEHCDRLAILSHGKLVALGTPAELKAKIGGDVILLETANPESLAQRIRARFGGEPTVLDGKVRLEREGGHRFVTDVVEAFPGEIQALSVSKPTLEDVFIDRTGHRFWNEEAEAAREKS